Proteins from one Nomia melanderi isolate GNS246 chromosome 3, iyNomMela1, whole genome shotgun sequence genomic window:
- the LOC116431785 gene encoding uncharacterized protein LOC116431785: MNTVFAIFVAFAVTNMAELKSISKKEKRGVPVFGHSGYDFFGASPIFPSTPWAPSAFGPSAWSPSGVPDIPLTQVQVQATHDVAIQTLKDPAPGTPSIAYPPDIIRAIQQAKEANENVHMAQQRVAEAKQATVIQQKVALAKEAAAREATARSQEISSTAEAEARSSAKQLVALQQRLASLKDAVAAAQRVAAAREAAAAAAIQRNAAETAAELQKQDVDKQISQSEQEAKEKDIIAAKENAVANAVQLAALQKPVHPTWRR; this comes from the exons ATGAACACCGTTTTTGCA ATTTTTGTTGCGTTCGCCGTGACCAATATGGCGGAGTTAAAATCGATATCGAAGAAGGAGAAAAGAGGAGTGCCTGTGTTTGGACATTCCGGTTACGATTTCTTTGGCGCGTCGCCAATTTTCCCCTCTACACCGTGGGCTCCAAGTGCTTTTGGACCTTCTGCCTGGAGCCCTTCAGGTGTACCTGATATTCCCTTGACGCAAGTGCAGGTGCAAGCGACGCACGATGTTGCTATTCAg ACCTTGAAGGATCCAGCCCCTGGGACTCCCAGTATAGCTTATCCCCCAGATATCATCAGAGCGATTCAACAAGCTAAAGAAGCGAACGAAAACGTGCACATGGCTCAGCAAAGAGTGGCAGAGGCAAAACAAGCTACTGTTATTCAGCAGAAGGTTGCACTGGCGAAAGAAGCTGCCGCTAGAGAGGCTACGGCAAG GTCGCAAGAAATATCATCGACAGCAGAAGCTGAAGCCAGATCCAGTGCCAAGCAGCTAGTAGCTCTTCAGCAGAGATTAGCGTCACTGAAGGATGCAGTCGCAGCTGCACAACGGGTGGCCGCAGCGAGGGAGGCAGCCGCAGCTGCCGCGATTCAGAGGAACGCAGCAGAAACTGCAGCTGAGTTGCAGAAACAGGACGTCGATAAGCAGATCAGTCAAAGCGAGCAAGAGGCGAAG GAAAAAGACATCATAGCAGCAAAAGAGAACGCCGTAGCGAATGCAGTACAGCTCGCAGCGCTGCAGAAACCGGTGCATCCCACCTGGCGCAGATAA